A region of Alosa alosa isolate M-15738 ecotype Scorff River chromosome 17, AALO_Geno_1.1, whole genome shotgun sequence DNA encodes the following proteins:
- the LOC125310143 gene encoding tetraspanin-8-like isoform X1 produces the protein MVAYEFYCYIVKSLTWGMAPPNTCLKRAFSTLDVVLTILGAFILAFALFQHGVLHNEQKVEEFHVVVISVYAIGAAIAAGATLGLYGVRKEKQWALIVSSVGMTIISLFLLLISIATAIEANKVEQYIEESYKLDHLHEVSEDRQQDVEEWQTMLQCCGLQNGFQDWHGHHPESCLCPEKPDRSIKCVTALFINGTTTVEELVYEQTCLPLMVGFMRRAFNIFLTLLFGLSILVVIATVMTLALLYQMRKKTVNTAVVFKLTPSGSTYAQFSNSDQHYLLS, from the exons TACTGTTACATTGTTAAGAGCTTAACCTGGGGTATGGCACCTCCGAACACCTGCCTCAAGCGGGCATTCAGTACTCTTGATGTTGTACTCACG ATCCTTGGGGCCTTCATCCTAGCCTTTGCACTGTTTCAACATGGAGTTCTCCATAATGAGCAGAAG GTGGAAGAATTTCATGTTGTGGTGATCTCTGTCTACGCCATTGGGGCTGCCATTGCAGCAGGGGCCACACTTGGATTGTACGGCGTTCGGAAAGAAAAACAATGGGCACTGATTGTG TCGTCAGTTGGTATGACAATCATCAGCCTATTTCTTCTTCTGATCTCCATAGCAACAGCAATTGAGGCAAACAAG GTGGAGCAGTACATTGAAGAATCCTATAAGCTGGACCATCTCCATGAGGTCAGTGAAGACAGGCAGCAGGATGTAGAGGAATGGCAAACAATG CTCCAGTGTTGTGGCCTTCAAAACGGGTTCCAGGACTGGCATGGGCATCACCCGGAATCCTGTCTCTGTCCAGAGAAGCCAGACCGCTCCATCAAATGT GTCACTGCTTTGTTCATAAATGGCACCACAACTGTGGAGGAGCTGGTGTACGAGCAG ACCTGTTTGCCACTAATGGTTGGGTTCATGAGAAGGGCATTCAACATTTTCTTAACATTGTTGTTTGGTTTATCCATTCTTGTG GTTATTGCTACGGTTATGACCTTGGCTTTGCTCTATCAAATGAGAAAGAAGACTGTCAACACAGCTGTAGTGTTCAAACTTACTCCCAGTGGCTCCACCTATGCACAGTTTTCCAACTCAGACCAACATTACTTGCTGAGTTGA
- the LOC125310143 gene encoding tetraspanin-8-like isoform X2: protein MVAYEFILGAFILAFALFQHGVLHNEQKVEEFHVVVISVYAIGAAIAAGATLGLYGVRKEKQWALIVSSVGMTIISLFLLLISIATAIEANKVEQYIEESYKLDHLHEVSEDRQQDVEEWQTMLQCCGLQNGFQDWHGHHPESCLCPEKPDRSIKCVTALFINGTTTVEELVYEQTCLPLMVGFMRRAFNIFLTLLFGLSILVVIATVMTLALLYQMRKKTVNTAVVFKLTPSGSTYAQFSNSDQHYLLS, encoded by the exons ATCCTTGGGGCCTTCATCCTAGCCTTTGCACTGTTTCAACATGGAGTTCTCCATAATGAGCAGAAG GTGGAAGAATTTCATGTTGTGGTGATCTCTGTCTACGCCATTGGGGCTGCCATTGCAGCAGGGGCCACACTTGGATTGTACGGCGTTCGGAAAGAAAAACAATGGGCACTGATTGTG TCGTCAGTTGGTATGACAATCATCAGCCTATTTCTTCTTCTGATCTCCATAGCAACAGCAATTGAGGCAAACAAG GTGGAGCAGTACATTGAAGAATCCTATAAGCTGGACCATCTCCATGAGGTCAGTGAAGACAGGCAGCAGGATGTAGAGGAATGGCAAACAATG CTCCAGTGTTGTGGCCTTCAAAACGGGTTCCAGGACTGGCATGGGCATCACCCGGAATCCTGTCTCTGTCCAGAGAAGCCAGACCGCTCCATCAAATGT GTCACTGCTTTGTTCATAAATGGCACCACAACTGTGGAGGAGCTGGTGTACGAGCAG ACCTGTTTGCCACTAATGGTTGGGTTCATGAGAAGGGCATTCAACATTTTCTTAACATTGTTGTTTGGTTTATCCATTCTTGTG GTTATTGCTACGGTTATGACCTTGGCTTTGCTCTATCAAATGAGAAAGAAGACTGTCAACACAGCTGTAGTGTTCAAACTTACTCCCAGTGGCTCCACCTATGCACAGTTTTCCAACTCAGACCAACATTACTTGCTGAGTTGA